In one window of Methanosarcina vacuolata Z-761 DNA:
- a CDS encoding ADP-ribosylglycohydrolase family protein: MRTRDINNASNIEKKLCGYLYGTACADALGRPVEHLTLEQIQKKYGEEGILELPSNSPWTDDTQLMLVLARALLRGAELELPELMDKIAEELVLWLDEPDLGAGATTRGAALNLRDGIHWSNSGLNSKTCGSLMRAGILGFIYRNDPKKLVKVALASGRITHSHPVAEAASLAGAYAVKLALDRIEPMEMFEPLLEVTQGISPEFTQALKSSYITAYSDIEDEEGLKKLGQGWYADETFALAYFCILRYPNDYKKAIKTAVNITGDSDSVASVAGGIFGARLGVDAVPISWIEALKEKEILEEMVGPLLEKYFQLSGSKLRS; this comes from the coding sequence ATGAGAACCAGAGATATTAATAATGCTTCAAATATCGAAAAAAAACTTTGCGGATACCTTTACGGCACCGCCTGCGCGGATGCCCTCGGACGTCCGGTAGAACATCTAACCCTTGAGCAAATCCAAAAGAAGTATGGGGAGGAAGGAATCCTTGAGCTCCCATCCAATTCTCCCTGGACCGATGATACCCAGTTAATGCTTGTACTTGCTAGGGCTCTGCTTCGAGGAGCAGAACTTGAACTTCCCGAGCTTATGGACAAGATTGCAGAGGAACTTGTACTCTGGCTGGATGAGCCTGATCTTGGTGCAGGAGCAACTACTAGAGGCGCAGCCCTGAACCTTAGGGACGGAATTCACTGGAGCAATTCCGGACTAAATTCAAAAACCTGCGGAAGCCTGATGCGAGCCGGAATCCTCGGTTTCATTTACAGAAATGATCCAAAGAAACTGGTTAAAGTTGCCCTGGCTTCAGGCCGGATTACTCACTCTCATCCAGTTGCAGAAGCTGCTTCTCTTGCAGGAGCATATGCAGTGAAACTGGCCCTTGATAGGATAGAACCCATGGAAATGTTTGAACCGCTTCTTGAGGTAACTCAGGGAATTTCTCCGGAATTCACTCAGGCACTGAAAAGTTCCTATATCACGGCTTATAGTGACATCGAAGACGAAGAAGGTTTGAAGAAACTCGGGCAGGGATGGTATGCAGACGAAACTTTTGCCCTGGCATACTTTTGCATATTACGTTATCCGAATGATTATAAAAAAGCAATTAAGACCGCAGTGAATATTACCGGAGACTCGGATTCGGTTGCTAGCGTAGCAGGAGGTATTTTTGGAGCCAGACTGGGAGTTGACGCAGTGCCTATTTCCTGGATTGAAGCGCTTAAGGAGAAAGAAATACTGGAGGAAATGGTCGGGCCTTTGCTTGAAAAATATTTTCAGCTTTCAGGAAGTAAATTGAGGTCTTGA
- a CDS encoding GIY-YIG nuclease family protein, translating into MDFSEKNGSPRRNVYSEKNDCFEKDSPEKDLFSGKGVYCLIFENRACKIEVGKKGEFSFSPGFHIYVGSALGPGGLKRLQRHIKLSRNHDRNPKWHVDYLHLNPAFRLVSAVYAFTSERLECEIASRIGGDSVSGFGCTDCKCSSHLFYRSKNPLSEITEAFEASGLSAFVLEL; encoded by the coding sequence ATGGATTTTTCCGAAAAAAATGGTTCTCCAAGAAGAAATGTTTACTCTGAAAAAAATGACTGTTTTGAAAAAGATTCTCCTGAAAAAGATCTTTTTTCCGGAAAAGGTGTCTACTGTTTGATATTCGAAAACCGAGCCTGCAAGATTGAGGTAGGTAAAAAGGGCGAGTTCTCTTTCAGCCCAGGGTTTCATATCTATGTGGGGTCTGCTCTGGGGCCAGGTGGCCTTAAAAGATTACAGAGGCACATCAAACTTTCCAGAAATCATGACCGAAATCCCAAATGGCATGTGGATTATCTTCATCTGAATCCTGCTTTCAGGCTAGTTTCAGCGGTTTATGCTTTTACTTCTGAGCGGCTTGAATGTGAAATTGCCAGCAGGATCGGAGGTGATTCGGTGTCTGGCTTTGGGTGTACAGACTGTAAGTGTAGTTCTCATCTTTTTTACCGAAGCAAAAATCCTCTATCAGAGATTACTGAAGCTTTTGAAGCCTCTGGACTTTCTGCTTTTGTGCTGGAACTTTAA